TCACGAAGTTGTGCCACGCGAAGTGAAGGACCAGAGCCGCTTTCAAGTTGTCGAGCTTCTTGCTGAAGGCATTCGTAAGCCGCGTGAACCGCCGAATCTGCATCCGGATCGTGAGGTTCTGCCGTTCTACGTAGCTCGTGGAAATCCCGCCCGGATCAGGGTTTCCGTTGAGGTGCGGAAGGCCAGCAGGCGTCATGACCTCAGGAGCGAAGCGACAGCGCGGCGACGCAAGCGGAGGATCGAGTCCGTGGGAGAGAGCTCCATCGGGCAGACCTCGGTGCAGCTGGCCTGCGCGTGGCAGCGCCAGAGGGCGTCTTCCGAGAGGAGCGGGACCCAGCGCTCAGCTTTTGCCGGGTCCCGACTGTCGGCCATAAGGGTGAACGCCCGGTTCAACGCCGCAGGTCCCGGAAACCCGGGATCGTGAGCCACCATGGTGCACGCCGAGAGACACGCGCCGCAGCCGATGCACTCCAGCGCCGGATCGATCGCGCGCCGTTCGCGCGACTGGCTCCCGATCGCAGCGAACTGTTGGGCCTCGGCCCGCGGGACGAACGCCGCACCCACCGTCTTCATCTTCGCAACGAAGGGCTCCATGTCCACGACCAGGTCGCGGACCAGCGGGAAGTGGTAGAGGGGGCGGACCGTCACCCTCGGCCCCAGTGCTGACAGCCGCGTCCGGCACGCCCACCGCTCGCGGCCGTTGACCACCATGGCGCAGGAGCCGCACATCCCGACCCGGCACGCGTAGCGGAAGGCCAGCGTACCATCCTGCGTGCGCTGCACCTCGACGAGCGCATCGAGCACCGTCAGGTCCACGGCCGCCGGAATGCGGTACTCTTGCCACCGCTCCGCCGAGCCCGGCGCCCAGCGGTACACCCGCAGCGCCACCATCGCCCCAGGGTTCACAGCTTTCTGACGAAGGCCGCGATGGCCTGCCCGATCTCGGCCGGGGAGTCCTCCTGGATGAAGTGGAGCCCCTTCACCGTCACCTCCTCCTGGTTCGGCCAGCGCCGGCAGAACTCGCGCTGCGCCCCGACGAGGATAGTCCCCGGCTCGGCGTTGATAAAGAGCTTCGGCACGGGGCTGGCCGCGAGCCACCTGGAGTAGCCGGCCACGATGGCCACCACGTCCGGAGGCTCCCCGCCGATGGGGATCTCGCGCGGCCAGGTGAGCATCGGCCGCCGCGATTCGCCTGGCTCGAGCCAGGGGCGCCGGTAGGCGGCCATCTCCTGGTCGTTGAGCTTCCTGAGGATACTCGCGGGAAGGATCCGCTCGACGAAGACGTTCTTCTGCAG
The sequence above is a segment of the Candidatus Rokuibacteriota bacterium genome. Coding sequences within it:
- a CDS encoding succinate dehydrogenase/fumarate reductase iron-sulfur subunit translates to MNPGAMVALRVYRWAPGSAERWQEYRIPAAVDLTVLDALVEVQRTQDGTLAFRYACRVGMCGSCAMVVNGRERWACRTRLSALGPRVTVRPLYHFPLVRDLVVDMEPFVAKMKTVGAAFVPRAEAQQFAAIGSQSRERRAIDPALECIGCGACLSACTMVAHDPGFPGPAALNRAFTLMADSRDPAKAERWVPLLSEDALWRCHAQASCTEVCPMELSPTDSILRLRRRAVASLLRS